The following are encoded in a window of Psilocybe cubensis strain MGC-MH-2018 chromosome 4, whole genome shotgun sequence genomic DNA:
- a CDS encoding Cytochrome P450 monooxygenase 151: protein MSDLILAPLCIAVLVALYKIFLSKDDLDHIPTVGYSNPFLSFLTSIKYIYDAPDLLLEGYKLYPNGIFKFSTFDGWSVVVNGTQLIDDIRRSTGEQLHSMSSVASYLGFRYTLGVRFLDNPFHIDVVRSALTRNIAARFHEIHDEVQRAYAASIPLPTDEKGWSSVVAYKLQVEVITRVSCRYLFGKPLSDDPEFRSLCESATKEIYKGRFIRLFPPLLRPLGARLVTGIHGLRRKMESYIRPVVEFRLEQQKLHGIDWPDKPNDLISWLIDAALASGEEVTVEDLSTRLLFISFGAIHTSSATFTAALFQLCQNPQDAGEIRREVQHVVKTEGWSKASIGKMYKMDSYLRESQRLHFMSLLNMGRAVVQDFTFSDGTVMPRQVAGISVNVYARHRDESLYSDAHMFEGFRFVPKPGSGATQPLVATPTLEYHGFGHGRSTCPGRFFAVTELKTMLAHIVTNYDIKLEHDEYPRKMIVEAHCIPNMSAKILLRKRNSHC, encoded by the exons ATGTCCGACCTTATCCTAGCACCTCTTTGTATTGCAGTACTGGTGGCACTGTACAAGATTTTCTTGTCGAAAGACGAT CTAGACCATATACCAACAGTCGGTTACTCAAACCCGTTTTTGTCGTTTTTGACATCGATAAAATATATCTATGATGCACCCGACTTACTTTTGGAGGGGTATAAGCTG TATCCGAATGGCATCTTCAAATTCTCGACCTTCGACGGTTGGTCTGTAGTTGTGAACGGGACACAACTCATTGACGATATACGCCGTTCAACGGGAGAGCAGCTTCACTCTATGTCTTCCGTTGCTAGT TATCTCGGATTTAGATACACTTTGGGTGTACGCTTTTTGGACAACCCCTTTCATATCGATGTCGTTCGGTCCGCTTTGACGAGAAACATCGCTGCGCGATTTCATGAAATTCACGACGAAGTCCAACGCGCATACGCAGCCAGTATACCACTTCCCACTGACGAGAAAG GATGGTCTTCGGTGGTGGCGTACAAACTTCAAGTTGAGGTGATAACAAGGGTGTCCTGTCGCTACCTATTTGGAAAGCCTTTAT CCGACGACCCCGAATTTCGTAGTCTGTGCGAAAGTGCAACCAAGGAGATCTACAAAGGGAGATTCATTCGACTTTTCCCTCCTCTCCTACGACC ACTTGGTGCACGACTTGTGACCGGTATACACGGACTGCGCAGAAAGATGGAGAGCTACATTCGCCCGGTTGTGGAATTCAGGCTGGAGCAACAAAAGCTTCACGGTATTGATTGGCCGGACAAACCT AATGATCTCATCTCGTGGCTCATAGACGCGGCTCTTGCTTCTGGAGAGGAAGTTACAGTGGAGGATCTAAGCACTAGATTGCTTTTCATCAGCTTCGGCGCGATCCATACGTCTTCTGCG ACGTTTACCGCTGCGTTATTTCAGCTCTGCCAAAATCCACAGGATGCAGGCGAGATCCGACGAGAAGTACAGCACGTCGTCAAAACAGAAGGATGGTCAAAAGCCTCAATCGGGAAGATGTACAAGATGGACAGCTACTTACGCGAGTCACAACGATTGCATTTCATGTCTCTGT TGAATATGGGTCGTGCAGTGGTCCAAGACTTTACGTTCTCCGATGGGACTGTCATGCCCAGACAGGTGGCCGGTATCTCTGTGAATGTGTACGCAAGGCACAGAGACGAAAGCTTATATTCCGACGCACACATGTTTGAAGGCTTTCGATTTGTCCCTAAACCCGGATCGGGCGCGACACAACCGTTAGTGGCTACTCCAACTCTGGAGTATCATGGGTTCGGTCACGGTCGCTCGACTTG CCCTGGTCGCTTCTTCGCGGTCACAGAACTCAAGACAATGCTGGCGCATATCGTAACAAACTACGACATCAAGCTTGAGCACGATGAATACCCACGAAAAATGATCGTGGAAGCCCATTGCATTCCAAACATGTCCGCGAAGATATTGTTGCGTAAACGTAACTCGCACTGCTGA